A genomic window from Molothrus aeneus isolate 106 unplaced genomic scaffold, BPBGC_Maene_1.0 scaffold_112, whole genome shotgun sequence includes:
- the LOC136569557 gene encoding DNA-dependent protein kinase catalytic subunit-like: MLRMVSLPVMKCSVMGREGLSYPGRQTQRCPRRYRECKNHKKQIGLQRKQTGENKRSCSDAFTETMAGESQLLEKRRQYYPCAA, encoded by the exons atgctaaggatggtcagcttaccggtgatgaaatgttcagtcatg ggcagggaaggactctcgtatcctggtcgtcagactcagcgctgcccgagaagatacagagagtgtaaaaatcataagaagcaaataggactgcagaggaaacaaactggagagaacaaaag gtcgtgctctgatgcatttacagaaaccatggcaggagagagtcagctgctggagaagaggagacagtattatccctgtgcagcatag